A region from the Pelobates fuscus isolate aPelFus1 chromosome 1, aPelFus1.pri, whole genome shotgun sequence genome encodes:
- the LOC134568425 gene encoding cyclin-dependent kinase-like 5, with translation MDIPELNSMKKFEILALVGEGSYGMVFKGRNIETKEIVALKKFKDSRDLEEALLELQMLQSLKHENIVEFKEAFRSKEELYIILEYIEKSMIDVLQQMPNGVPADKINNYSYQLIKAIDWCHKNNIVHRDLKPDNVLISENNTIKLCDFGLARKMSEISNVQNSYVATRWYRSPEIIVGAPYGKAADMWSVGCIIGELSDGKTLFPGKSHSDQLLAIQKVLGPLPTEQQIIFHKNPFFYGTSFPAVSSSNSLENRYQGVISSTLFDLLKNLLQLRPSERCLSEECLKHPVFCLQRLLGQLDRTVSRQ, from the coding sequence ATGGATATTCCTGAGCTTAATAGCATGAAAAAATTTGAAATCCTTGCCCTTGTAGGGGAAGGATCATACGGAATGGTGTTTAAGGGCAGAAACATTGAAACAAAAGAAATTGTGGCCCTAAAGAAATTTAAAGACAGTAGGGATCTCGAAGAAGCACTGCTAGAGCTGCAAATGCTTCAATCTTTGAAACATGAAAACATAGTTGAGTTTAAAGAAGCATTTAGAAGTAAGGAagaattatacattatattagaGTATATTGAAAAATCTATGATTGACGTGCTACAACAAATGCCTAATGGAGTTCCAGCAGATAAAATTAACAACTATTCATACCAGTTGATAAAGGCAATAGACTGGTGCCACAAAAATAATATTGTACATAGAGATCTGAAACCAGATAATGTTTTAATTAGTGaaaataacaccatcaaactctgtGACTTTGGGCTTGCAAGAAAAATGTCAGAGATCAGCAATGTCCAAAACTCCTATGTGGCAACTCGGTGGTACCGATCCCCAGAGATCATTGTCGGGGCACCATATGGAAAAGCAGCTGATATGTGGTCAGTAGGCTGCATCATAGGAGAACTCAGTGATGGGAAGACACTGTTTCCTGGCAAAAGTCATAGTGATCAGCTTTTGGCAATACAGAAAGTTTTAGGACCACTACCAACAGAACAGCAGATTATCTTCCACAAAAATCCTTTTTTCTATGGAACGTCCTTCCCAGCCGTAAGCAGCTCTAACTCTTTGGAAAACAGATACCAGGGCGTTATAAGCAGTACTTTATTTGATCTCCTGAAGAATTTGTTGCAACTTAGACCATCTGAAAGATGCCTGTCAGAAGAGTGTTTGAAACACCCAGTATTTTGTCTGCAGAGACTCTTGGGTCAACTTGACAGGACAGTTTCAAGGCaataa